A window of Paenibacillus sp. 19GGS1-52 contains these coding sequences:
- a CDS encoding glycoside hydrolase family 3 C-terminal domain-containing protein, which produces MTTKIQNLISQMTLEEKAGLCSGLDFWNTKGIERLGIPALMVTDGPHGLRKQKESADHLGLHNSVPATCFPSAAGLASSWNRELIGRVGEALGKECQAENVAVLLGPGTNIKRSPLNGRNFEYFSEDPYLSSEMGANHIKGVQSQGVGTSLKHFAANNQEHRRMSIDAVIDERTLREIYLASFEGAIKQSQPWSVMCSYNRLNGEYASESPYLLTKILRDEWGFEGFVVSDWGAVNERVKALQAGLELEMPSSGGIGDAKIVAAVNSGELSVETLDLAVERLLTFIFKSVDNAQENATFSIDDHHQLAREVARESMVLLRNEEGILPLSKQGSIAIIGEFAKKPRYQGGGSSHVNPTRLDDAFAEIQAITGDAVELLYAQGYELDSKEINEALLQEARETAAQGEVAVLFLGLPDSYESEGYDRSHLSLPESHQALIAAVAEVQSNIVVVLSNGSPVAMPWITHTKGILEGYLGGQAFGGAIADLLFGEVSPSGKLAETFPQKLSDNPSFLNFPGEGDKVEYKEGLFVGYRYYDKKEIAPLFPFGFGLSYTEFEYSDLRLSASKMNDAETLQVTVTVKNTGSRPGKEIVQLYVSDVKSSVIRPLQELKGFQKLELQPGEEQVVTFALNKRSFAYYNVNLGDWHVESGAFTICIGSSSRDIRLSASIEVESTTHIAPVSFHRNTTVGDLLENPLTADRAKKYSSIFGLEDAMDDNPDMFEAMMKYMPLRAMIGFGLGKYTEENLAEDLRELNALVAEQ; this is translated from the coding sequence ATGACAACGAAAATACAGAATCTCATCTCACAAATGACACTTGAAGAGAAAGCTGGGCTCTGCTCAGGACTGGACTTCTGGAATACTAAAGGCATTGAGCGGTTGGGAATCCCGGCTTTAATGGTGACAGATGGACCGCATGGCTTGCGTAAGCAAAAAGAAAGTGCCGACCACCTTGGCCTTCACAACAGTGTGCCGGCGACCTGTTTTCCTTCGGCCGCTGGGCTGGCCTCCTCCTGGAACCGTGAATTAATCGGACGCGTAGGGGAAGCGCTTGGCAAAGAATGTCAGGCAGAGAACGTTGCCGTTCTGCTCGGCCCGGGCACGAATATTAAGCGCTCTCCGCTGAACGGGCGGAATTTCGAATACTTTTCAGAGGACCCTTATCTATCCTCGGAGATGGGTGCGAATCATATCAAGGGCGTGCAGAGCCAAGGTGTTGGCACTTCTTTGAAGCATTTTGCCGCTAATAATCAGGAGCATCGCAGAATGTCCATCGATGCTGTAATTGATGAGCGCACCCTGCGCGAGATTTACCTAGCCAGCTTTGAAGGGGCTATTAAGCAAAGTCAGCCTTGGAGCGTAATGTGTTCCTATAATCGGTTGAATGGGGAGTATGCTTCTGAAAGTCCGTATTTACTGACGAAGATTCTTCGAGACGAGTGGGGCTTTGAGGGCTTTGTTGTCTCCGATTGGGGCGCGGTGAACGAGCGGGTTAAGGCATTGCAGGCCGGACTGGAGCTGGAAATGCCATCCAGCGGCGGCATCGGCGATGCCAAAATCGTAGCCGCCGTAAACAGCGGCGAACTGTCTGTGGAAACGTTAGATCTGGCGGTTGAGCGGTTGCTGACGTTTATCTTTAAGTCGGTGGATAATGCTCAAGAGAACGCTACGTTTAGTATAGACGATCATCATCAGCTGGCGCGGGAAGTAGCGCGGGAGAGCATGGTACTGCTGCGGAATGAAGAAGGGATTCTGCCGCTCTCCAAGCAGGGTTCGATTGCCATCATCGGCGAATTCGCCAAGAAGCCGCGTTATCAGGGCGGAGGCAGCTCACATGTGAATCCGACCCGGCTGGATGATGCTTTTGCCGAAATTCAAGCCATTACCGGCGATGCTGTAGAGCTGCTCTATGCTCAAGGTTACGAGCTGGATTCTAAAGAGATTAACGAAGCTTTGCTGCAAGAGGCGCGCGAAACCGCGGCCCAAGGGGAGGTAGCAGTGTTGTTCCTGGGACTTCCAGATAGTTATGAATCAGAGGGTTACGACCGCAGTCATCTGTCGCTTCCAGAGAGCCATCAGGCGCTGATTGCAGCGGTAGCCGAAGTCCAGAGCAATATCGTGGTCGTGCTCAGCAACGGGTCGCCGGTTGCGATGCCGTGGATTACCCACACCAAGGGAATTCTTGAAGGCTATCTCGGTGGTCAGGCTTTTGGTGGTGCAATTGCCGACTTGCTCTTTGGAGAGGTAAGCCCCAGTGGCAAATTGGCGGAGACCTTCCCGCAGAAGCTGAGCGACAATCCGTCCTTTCTGAATTTCCCCGGCGAAGGCGACAAGGTGGAGTATAAAGAAGGCCTGTTCGTCGGCTACCGTTATTATGATAAAAAAGAAATCGCACCGCTGTTCCCATTCGGCTTCGGACTCAGCTATACCGAGTTCGAATATAGCGATTTGCGGCTCTCCGCAAGCAAAATGAACGATGCCGAGACCTTACAGGTCACCGTTACTGTCAAGAATACGGGCAGCCGTCCCGGCAAAGAAATCGTCCAGCTGTACGTAAGCGATGTGAAGAGCAGCGTGATCCGCCCGCTGCAGGAGCTAAAGGGCTTCCAGAAGCTGGAGCTTCAGCCAGGGGAAGAGCAAGTGGTAACCTTTGCGCTGAATAAACGCTCCTTCGCGTATTACAACGTCAATCTTGGCGATTGGCATGTGGAGAGCGGCGCCTTTACAATATGCATCGGTTCCTCCTCACGGGATATTCGCCTGTCTGCTTCTATTGAAGTAGAATCAACTACGCACATTGCACCGGTTAGTTTCCACCGCAATACGACCGTTGGCGATCTGCTGGAGAACCCGCTTACTGCAGACAGAGCGAAGAAGTACAGCAGCATCTTCGGGTTGGAAGACGCCATGGACGATAACCCGGATATGTTCGAGGCGATGATGAAATATATGCCACTCCGAGCGATGATCGGGTTCGGTCTCGGCAAATATACTGAAGAGAATTTGGCAGAGGATCTACGAGAGTTAAACGCACTAGTGGCAGAGCAGTAA
- a CDS encoding helix-turn-helix domain-containing protein, which translates to MVTLEGQEGRQYICKLIYEAYQIPVFMLDSGRRIVHQLPLSLEGRPLTPDFGEMLKEITDPINSAGPPDPAAVAASVLPFIRSTQSLENFIILPLPSEPQAAETIVIGPSLYEPLTESNAANLLRDNNIPLGLQEEWLHYYRNLTVLTRTRLYHAAMLLYTLVTGQTLTITELLLDARTSEPKQKQPVGSPDLNVSFRRENIWLHHEPMQEQDLFRHIQNGNKAELLRTHATFSEEKYGLLSKKSHLRSKKNLAVASITLATRAAIAGGLFWEIAYTLSDFHIQHIEELRDVPAVDNAVLDALCDFADQVRDNRKSKLSRTAAVCQNYIFNHLYEELSLDKLAEVAGLNGSYLSQLFKKETGIAISDYIQRERIEEAKRLMEYSGITLSDIATRLHFNDQSYFTKVFKKYTGTTPRQFRN; encoded by the coding sequence TTGGTTACTCTGGAGGGTCAGGAAGGAAGGCAGTATATTTGCAAATTAATCTATGAAGCCTATCAGATTCCAGTGTTTATGCTGGACTCCGGTCGGAGGATTGTGCATCAGTTGCCGTTATCGTTAGAAGGTCGCCCTTTGACTCCTGACTTTGGGGAGATGCTTAAGGAAATCACAGATCCTATAAACTCAGCAGGCCCTCCTGATCCTGCGGCGGTAGCTGCTTCAGTTCTACCATTCATCCGCAGCACCCAATCTCTGGAGAATTTCATAATTCTCCCTCTACCTTCGGAGCCTCAGGCCGCCGAAACAATCGTGATCGGGCCCTCTCTTTACGAACCCCTTACCGAGAGCAACGCAGCGAATCTACTGCGCGACAATAATATTCCGCTGGGGCTACAGGAGGAGTGGCTGCACTATTACCGCAACCTAACCGTATTAACCCGGACGAGATTGTACCATGCTGCTATGCTGCTATACACGCTGGTCACTGGCCAAACCTTAACTATTACCGAGCTGCTGCTGGATGCCCGCACGTCGGAGCCGAAGCAAAAGCAGCCAGTCGGCAGCCCCGATCTGAATGTTTCCTTCCGGCGCGAGAATATATGGCTGCACCACGAACCGATGCAGGAACAGGATTTGTTCCGCCATATCCAGAACGGAAATAAAGCAGAGCTACTGCGCACGCACGCCACCTTTTCTGAGGAGAAATACGGGCTACTCTCCAAAAAAAGCCATCTACGCAGTAAAAAAAATCTGGCAGTCGCTTCTATTACGCTAGCGACTCGTGCAGCTATTGCTGGAGGACTGTTCTGGGAGATTGCCTATACATTAAGCGACTTTCATATTCAGCACATCGAAGAATTGAGGGATGTTCCTGCCGTAGATAATGCCGTCCTCGACGCCCTGTGCGACTTCGCCGATCAGGTTAGGGATAACCGGAAATCCAAGCTGTCACGCACCGCGGCGGTCTGCCAGAACTATATTTTCAACCACTTGTATGAGGAGCTTTCTTTGGACAAGCTGGCGGAGGTGGCAGGCTTAAATGGAAGCTATCTCTCCCAGCTGTTCAAGAAGGAGACCGGGATCGCGATCAGTGATTATATTCAACGGGAACGGATAGAAGAGGCCAAACGGCTGATGGAGTATTCCGGCATTACCTTGTCAGACATCGCAACCCGGCTCCATTTTAACGATCAGAGCTATTTTACCAAGGTATTCAAGAAATACACCGGCACTACGCCAAGACAATTCAGAAATTAG
- a CDS encoding 3-keto-5-aminohexanoate cleavage protein: MRKVIISVAPTSAQVTAIDPADLAREVLDARQAGAAMVHMHVRDGGGQLTADISLFKETVERIIRESDIVIQASTGGLSELTIEQRCTPLAYDKVETVSLNVGSVNLGEAIYRNPLGEVKYCVAQILENHKVPEIEIFELGMIHTVLELDKQFNLPKPILFDLVLGHQGGTPATIDALIALRSCVPRDALWGITHARRSDYSIITAAIAMGASLVRIGFEDSDYLTEHERASSNAQLVAKVASIIEAMELEVASPEDTRTMLNVR; the protein is encoded by the coding sequence ATGAGAAAGGTGATTATCTCTGTTGCCCCAACCTCTGCCCAAGTCACTGCTATTGATCCGGCGGATCTTGCCCGGGAGGTGCTGGATGCTAGGCAGGCAGGAGCTGCCATGGTTCACATGCATGTAAGAGACGGTGGGGGCCAGCTAACGGCCGATATCAGTCTGTTCAAAGAAACGGTGGAACGGATTATCCGTGAGAGCGACATCGTGATCCAAGCTTCGACGGGTGGGCTATCTGAGCTGACTATTGAGCAGCGCTGTACACCCTTAGCCTATGACAAGGTAGAGACAGTGTCTTTGAATGTGGGATCAGTGAATCTTGGGGAGGCCATCTATCGGAACCCGCTTGGCGAGGTGAAGTATTGCGTGGCGCAGATCCTAGAGAATCATAAGGTTCCGGAAATCGAAATTTTTGAACTGGGCATGATCCATACGGTACTAGAGCTGGATAAGCAGTTTAACCTACCAAAGCCGATTCTGTTTGATCTTGTACTGGGTCATCAGGGTGGCACACCGGCTACCATTGATGCCTTAATCGCTTTGCGAAGCTGCGTTCCGCGGGACGCCTTGTGGGGAATTACTCATGCAAGACGAAGTGATTATTCCATTATTACAGCAGCTATTGCGATGGGAGCGAGCTTGGTACGGATCGGCTTTGAGGACAGTGATTATCTTACGGAACACGAGCGCGCCAGCAGCAATGCCCAGCTTGTAGCGAAGGTAGCGAGTATCATTGAAGCTATGGAATTAGAGGTTGCCAGCCCGGAGGATACGCGAACTATGCTGAACGTCCGGTAA
- a CDS encoding four-carbon acid sugar kinase family protein, with translation MEKLKLSEIQSRFAEPDAQRLEELLSVALKSNHSKIIVLDDDPTGVQTVHDVTVITDWALESIRKGFLTPEKVFFILTNSRSFTAAETSAAHQEIAENIMTVSRQLGRDYMIISRGDSTMRGHYPLETEVIKDSIESKVSYKFDGEILCPFFKEGGRFTVNNIHYVADHGLLTPSGETEFARDKTFGYTSSQLGEWVEEKTGGDFLQDSVTMISLEELRSCEITAIVRKLKAVTGFNKVVVNALDYCDLQVFCIALYESLADGKKFLYRTAASFVRVIGGISEQPLLTAEQLMGSGEGQGGLIVAGSHTAKTTAQLEQLKQGSNVVTLEFNQHLMVESEEIVQREIARVIEECTLLLSQNRTVALCTRRERLDLNSGNKEDELRISVKISDALTSIVGSLQIRPRFIIAKGGITSSDIGTKALQVQQAIVAGQIKPGIPVWICGEESKFPQLPYVIFPGNVGEESTLKEIVEELTS, from the coding sequence ATGGAGAAGCTGAAGCTGAGTGAGATACAGAGCAGATTTGCCGAACCGGACGCACAACGTCTGGAAGAGCTGTTATCTGTAGCACTTAAGAGTAATCATAGTAAAATTATTGTCCTGGATGATGACCCAACAGGTGTGCAGACAGTACATGATGTAACGGTAATCACCGATTGGGCGTTAGAGAGTATTCGAAAGGGTTTTCTTACCCCGGAGAAGGTGTTTTTTATCCTGACGAACTCAAGAAGCTTTACCGCAGCGGAAACGAGTGCCGCCCATCAGGAAATTGCCGAGAATATTATGACCGTCTCCCGGCAGTTGGGTCGAGATTATATGATTATCAGCCGTGGGGATTCCACTATGCGCGGACATTATCCGTTGGAGACCGAGGTTATAAAAGACAGCATCGAAAGCAAGGTGAGCTACAAATTTGACGGTGAGATCCTCTGCCCTTTTTTCAAAGAGGGTGGACGGTTCACGGTTAATAACATTCACTATGTTGCTGATCATGGCCTGCTTACGCCCAGTGGCGAGACGGAGTTCGCCAGAGACAAAACCTTTGGCTACACTTCATCCCAGCTCGGGGAATGGGTGGAGGAGAAAACCGGAGGCGACTTCCTGCAGGACAGCGTGACGATGATCTCTCTGGAAGAGCTGAGATCCTGTGAGATCACGGCTATTGTGAGGAAGCTGAAGGCAGTAACAGGCTTCAATAAAGTGGTCGTTAATGCGCTGGACTATTGCGACCTGCAGGTATTTTGCATTGCTTTATATGAGTCGCTGGCAGATGGGAAGAAGTTCCTCTATCGGACAGCTGCTAGCTTTGTAAGGGTGATTGGCGGGATCAGCGAGCAGCCACTGCTGACAGCCGAGCAGCTTATGGGTTCGGGGGAGGGCCAAGGAGGCCTAATTGTTGCCGGCTCGCATACCGCGAAAACTACAGCACAACTGGAGCAACTGAAGCAAGGCAGCAATGTGGTCACGCTAGAGTTTAATCAGCATTTGATGGTGGAGTCTGAGGAAATTGTGCAGCGTGAAATCGCTAGGGTGATTGAAGAGTGCACGCTGCTGCTGAGTCAGAATAGAACCGTTGCCCTTTGTACAAGGCGTGAACGGCTGGACCTGAACAGTGGTAACAAAGAGGATGAGCTGAGAATATCCGTTAAAATCTCGGACGCGCTAACCAGCATTGTCGGCAGCTTGCAGATCCGACCCCGGTTTATTATTGCCAAAGGGGGCATCACCTCTAGCGATATTGGAACCAAGGCCTTGCAGGTGCAGCAAGCTATCGTAGCTGGGCAGATCAAGCCAGGCATTCCCGTGTGGATCTGTGGGGAGGAAAGCAAGTTCCCACAGCTGCCGTATGTGATTTTTCCAGGGAATGTCGGGGAAGAGTCTACGCTAAAAGAAATTGTAGAGGAGCTAACCTCATGA
- a CDS encoding aspartate/glutamate racemase family protein has protein sequence MKTVVAVYTGQGLADPLKAIFKELLPDIRLVNIIDDSLIGDVVQAGEVPPGVARRLVQYFHNGEELGADVILNTCSSVGEVADAARQLIGVPIVKIDDLMAAKAVEGYSRIAVLATLPSTLAPTMRLIRSKAKEAGKEVTLVNGLAAGAFDALVSGKPADHDAILLRTAIEAAEHADVIVLAQGSMARMEQALEVATGKPVLSSPRFGVQQVKELLDSL, from the coding sequence ATGAAGACCGTGGTAGCTGTGTATACAGGACAAGGGTTGGCTGATCCGCTGAAGGCGATATTCAAGGAGCTGCTGCCAGATATCCGATTGGTCAACATTATTGATGATAGCTTGATTGGAGATGTGGTGCAGGCGGGAGAGGTTCCACCCGGTGTAGCCAGACGGCTGGTGCAATATTTCCATAACGGGGAAGAGCTTGGGGCCGATGTGATTCTCAATACCTGTTCTTCCGTGGGCGAGGTTGCCGATGCTGCGCGACAATTGATCGGTGTGCCGATTGTGAAGATAGATGACTTGATGGCGGCGAAGGCGGTTGAAGGGTACAGTCGAATTGCTGTGCTGGCGACTCTGCCATCCACGCTTGCGCCGACGATGCGGCTCATCCGCAGCAAAGCTAAGGAAGCTGGCAAGGAAGTTACTTTGGTGAACGGTCTCGCGGCAGGTGCCTTCGACGCGTTGGTCTCCGGCAAACCGGCGGATCATGACGCCATCCTGCTGCGGACAGCTATTGAAGCCGCAGAGCATGCGGATGTCATTGTACTGGCTCAAGGCTCGATGGCCAGAATGGAGCAGGCTCTGGAGGTTGCAACGGGCAAGCCTGTGCTCTCTTCCCCGCGGTTTGGCGTTCAGCAGGTGAAAGAACTGCTAGATAGTCTATAG
- a CDS encoding glycoside hydrolase family 127 protein — MSKHLIPDTLMLEERALHAINAIVGLADHDHDGIPFFAADLLQEPACMTHGDWDYGSSHGRMIDALVLARHMTGSTEGKETEAKYRANLMSFFKEDGLSYRQVSPAHDWEPNANLIDQRAVILSLTSWYMESGDPKVKEAADRHVAALKRIAIKERDIWFYPASEYKEGGWPSSNGILLRLAPDPASFCGRLVMPLLKYHEVTGNKDAFELCQFFTALIIERSGVFNEDGSFNTALAYRSGHFHTRIGTLDAIARFGAFTGNAATIAWVKKSYDWALTVGTTFGWTPGDMHEQAYEHETCSLVDLISTGITLAQSGYVEYWGTVERFLRNHLTESQLLDLDWVQQSEDHSNDIHGDVSYYKVADRTRGAFAGYSAPNDFVCDVIEGRGHTNDLQICCLGSGTRGLFMGWSNTVTEHKGTVSVNFLLNRGSKWLDVHSYLPHEGKIVLNINADIPRLLVRIPEWAGFTKIKYTRERDGIVTAGHGKEPSRWVNRCFLLLDEAYEGETITITFPLSIRTTVETAVDQSFVTEWRGDDVVSITPQGKTKPLYTSRVVFEQAPMKEGSLRRPEQDFIW; from the coding sequence ATGTCCAAACATCTGATTCCTGACACACTAATGCTTGAAGAGAGGGCCTTGCACGCCATTAATGCGATTGTGGGCCTTGCCGATCATGATCATGACGGAATTCCGTTTTTCGCGGCCGATTTGCTGCAAGAGCCGGCCTGCATGACCCATGGAGATTGGGACTATGGATCATCGCACGGGCGGATGATTGATGCGCTGGTGCTGGCCCGCCATATGACGGGTTCAACCGAAGGCAAAGAAACGGAAGCGAAGTACCGTGCAAATCTAATGTCTTTTTTCAAAGAAGACGGACTTAGCTACCGCCAGGTCAGCCCAGCCCATGACTGGGAGCCTAACGCCAATCTGATCGACCAACGAGCAGTCATTCTATCCCTGACCTCTTGGTATATGGAGAGTGGAGATCCCAAGGTGAAGGAAGCGGCAGACCGCCATGTAGCTGCATTGAAGCGGATTGCCATTAAAGAACGGGACATCTGGTTCTACCCCGCCTCTGAATATAAGGAAGGGGGCTGGCCCTCCTCGAATGGGATCTTGCTGCGTCTTGCACCGGACCCAGCTTCATTCTGTGGCAGGCTGGTCATGCCACTCCTGAAATATCATGAGGTGACCGGCAATAAGGATGCTTTTGAGTTATGCCAGTTCTTTACGGCGCTGATTATCGAGCGCAGCGGTGTGTTTAATGAGGACGGCAGCTTTAATACGGCGCTCGCGTATCGGAGTGGGCATTTCCACACGCGGATAGGAACGCTGGATGCGATTGCCCGATTCGGGGCTTTTACCGGAAATGCAGCGACGATCGCTTGGGTGAAGAAGAGCTATGATTGGGCGCTGACCGTGGGCACTACCTTCGGCTGGACTCCCGGTGACATGCACGAACAGGCTTATGAACACGAGACTTGTTCGCTGGTGGATCTGATCTCAACCGGAATTACGTTGGCCCAAAGCGGTTATGTTGAATATTGGGGTACTGTAGAACGTTTCCTGCGCAATCATTTAACAGAATCTCAACTGCTCGATTTGGATTGGGTGCAGCAGTCGGAAGACCATTCGAACGATATTCATGGCGATGTTTCCTACTATAAAGTGGCGGACCGGACCAGAGGGGCTTTTGCAGGCTACTCGGCTCCGAATGACTTCGTCTGCGATGTGATTGAAGGGCGGGGACATACGAATGATCTGCAAATCTGCTGCCTCGGCTCGGGAACCCGCGGATTGTTTATGGGCTGGAGCAATACGGTTACAGAGCACAAGGGCACAGTTAGTGTAAACTTCCTGTTGAACCGTGGCTCCAAATGGCTGGATGTACATAGCTATCTGCCTCATGAAGGCAAGATTGTCTTGAACATTAACGCCGATATTCCCCGTCTGCTGGTGCGTATTCCCGAATGGGCAGGCTTCACCAAGATCAAATATACCCGCGAACGTGACGGCATAGTAACAGCAGGACATGGCAAAGAGCCAAGCCGCTGGGTGAACCGCTGCTTCCTGCTGCTGGATGAGGCTTATGAAGGTGAGACGATTACGATTACGTTCCCGCTCAGTATCCGCACAACTGTGGAAACGGCTGTGGATCAGAGCTTTGTGACCGAATGGCGCGGAGATGATGTGGTCAGCATTACCCCACAGGGCAAGACCAAACCGCTCTACACCTCACGTGTAGTATTCGAGCAGGCGCCAATGAAGGAAGGTAGCTTGCGACGTCCGGAGCAGGATTTTATCTGGTAG
- a CDS encoding response regulator — translation MRRVLIVDDEKWIRRGLIQSIAWSEFELTLVGEAENGDDAYTLALAEQPDVLFLDMRMPGMDGKQLLGLLSQELPELLVIVISGYSDFEYTKEAIRHKVFDYLLKPVRKEELNTVLRKACEELQQREDNQRAALQQRGQGWLRALLDSSTEEEDGVAIGANEAMPPEWSGQELVALIGQSDVFLETMELDSACLLSCLQEQLNRIQPFLFGGGSWAYEASFMTGSSRELLLVCSGNRFEQDDLQRVCAILQNVLKRAGCPSASVGLSTIKPEGRKLREAVREAEQALKGRLLGQRDVVLAAEHKLAVAKFTYPGEQERAFLLSLQSGSTLAAQHEFFEFLHKVSMDTLSVEQLQRSSLLLLYAIEKQLQAKGADFGHICGKGPAVYTEILGARNDKASVTKIFTEELIPAVADFYNRLGEKQAGKIVEEMKQQVEAYYDQSLSLQGIAQSYYMNPDYLSRIFKKATGKNFIDYLTDVRISKSKELMKFSKYKNYEIAQMVGYEDYRYFSQIFKKRLGMTIGEYRNSASQADLQGREEPCPNI, via the coding sequence ATGCGCAGAGTATTAATCGTTGATGATGAAAAGTGGATACGTAGAGGTTTAATCCAGTCGATTGCCTGGAGTGAATTTGAGCTTACGCTGGTGGGAGAAGCGGAGAATGGAGACGATGCGTATACATTGGCACTAGCTGAACAGCCGGATGTGCTGTTTCTGGATATGCGGATGCCAGGTATGGACGGCAAACAGCTGCTCGGACTGCTCAGCCAGGAGCTGCCGGAGCTGCTGGTCATTGTAATTAGCGGATATTCGGATTTCGAATATACCAAAGAAGCGATCCGCCATAAGGTATTTGATTATTTGTTGAAGCCCGTCCGGAAGGAAGAGCTGAATACGGTACTGCGAAAAGCCTGTGAGGAGCTGCAGCAGCGTGAGGATAACCAGCGTGCAGCCTTGCAGCAAAGAGGACAGGGCTGGCTCCGGGCACTGCTGGACAGTTCGACGGAAGAAGAGGATGGAGTAGCTATTGGCGCGAACGAAGCTATGCCACCGGAATGGTCAGGCCAGGAGCTGGTTGCGCTCATCGGGCAATCGGATGTCTTCTTAGAGACAATGGAGTTGGATTCGGCTTGCTTGCTAAGCTGCCTCCAGGAGCAATTGAACCGAATTCAACCGTTTCTTTTTGGGGGTGGAAGCTGGGCTTATGAAGCCTCGTTTATGACCGGAAGTTCTCGGGAATTGCTGCTTGTGTGTTCAGGTAACCGGTTTGAACAGGATGATCTGCAGCGGGTCTGCGCCATTCTGCAAAATGTACTGAAGCGGGCCGGCTGTCCCTCCGCAAGTGTTGGACTTAGCACGATTAAGCCGGAGGGGCGTAAGCTTCGAGAAGCTGTGCGGGAAGCAGAGCAAGCGCTGAAAGGCAGGCTGCTGGGACAACGTGACGTGGTTCTAGCGGCTGAGCACAAGCTGGCAGTCGCTAAGTTCACCTACCCCGGAGAGCAAGAGCGGGCTTTTCTACTCTCCCTGCAATCCGGGAGCACACTTGCAGCTCAACATGAATTTTTCGAATTTCTGCATAAAGTTTCTATGGATACGCTGTCCGTGGAGCAGTTGCAGCGAAGTTCCTTATTGCTCTTATATGCCATAGAGAAACAGCTTCAGGCCAAAGGCGCTGATTTCGGTCATATTTGCGGAAAAGGCCCTGCGGTTTACACAGAAATTCTGGGTGCACGGAATGATAAAGCTTCTGTAACTAAAATATTCACGGAGGAGCTGATCCCTGCTGTAGCTGACTTTTATAATCGACTTGGCGAGAAGCAGGCGGGGAAAATTGTGGAGGAAATGAAGCAGCAGGTAGAGGCTTATTACGATCAATCCCTATCGCTGCAGGGAATCGCCCAGAGCTACTATATGAATCCAGACTATTTAAGTCGGATCTTTAAGAAAGCAACGGGCAAGAACTTTATCGATTATCTGACCGATGTACGCATAAGCAAATCCAAGGAATTGATGAAGTTTTCTAAATATAAAAATTATGAGATCGCGCAAATGGTGGGATATGAGGATTATCGGTATTTCAGCCAAATTTTCAAAAAAAGACTGGGTATGACTATCGGGGAGTACCGCAATTCCGCAAGCCAGGCCGATCTTCAAGGGAGAGAAGAACCATGTCCAAACATCTGA
- a CDS encoding carbohydrate ABC transporter permease, protein MQTQKRGRLIMLEVVAFALAIVILIPFFMILINSFKDIRESALFGLGLPSVWKFSNYKDVFEQANILRGFKNSVMISASVVVCVNLFASMAAFVIQRRDDKFMRGTFYMFIVGLIVPVSIVPTIKLMSDLHIKGTYFSLVMYYTAVLLPFAIFMLVGFMKSIPRELDEAALLEGSSYFRLYFQMILPLLMTVLVTVTIVVLVSVWNDFFGPFYLMTDSTKWTLVLQVFNFVTLYSTNWGVVFAFMVMVVAPVLIVYLFLQRFIIDGLTAGSLKG, encoded by the coding sequence ATGCAAACGCAGAAACGTGGCAGGTTGATTATGCTGGAGGTAGTGGCTTTTGCGCTGGCGATTGTGATCCTGATCCCTTTCTTCATGATTCTGATTAACTCCTTCAAGGACATTCGCGAATCCGCATTGTTTGGTCTTGGATTGCCATCCGTGTGGAAGTTCTCCAACTATAAAGATGTATTCGAGCAGGCCAATATCCTACGCGGATTTAAAAATAGTGTCATGATCTCCGCTTCGGTAGTCGTATGTGTCAACCTATTTGCCTCGATGGCGGCTTTCGTCATTCAGCGGAGGGATGACAAGTTCATGCGTGGCACCTTTTATATGTTCATTGTGGGCCTTATCGTTCCGGTATCTATTGTGCCGACGATCAAGCTGATGAGCGATCTGCATATTAAAGGTACCTACTTCAGTCTGGTGATGTATTATACGGCGGTGCTGCTGCCCTTTGCGATCTTCATGCTGGTAGGCTTCATGAAATCAATTCCTCGTGAGCTGGATGAAGCAGCATTGCTGGAGGGCAGTAGTTATTTCCGGCTCTATTTTCAAATGATTCTGCCGCTCCTGATGACGGTTCTGGTTACTGTAACTATCGTCGTACTGGTGTCGGTGTGGAATGACTTCTTTGGGCCTTTTTACCTCATGACGGATAGCACCAAGTGGACGCTTGTGCTGCAGGTATTCAACTTCGTCACTCTTTACAGTACCAACTGGGGCGTTGTATTCGCCTTCATGGTGATGGTGGTTGCACCTGTGCTCATCGTTTACTTGTTCCTGCAGCGTTTTATTATTGACGGATTAACAGCGGGTTCGCTGAAAGGCTGA